Proteins encoded by one window of Enterobacter pseudoroggenkampii:
- the entF gene encoding enterobactin non-ribosomal peptide synthetase EntF → MNRLPLVAAQPGIWMAEQLSTLPNAWSVAHYTELKGDIDAPLLAKAIAEGMMQADTLRMRFAEENGEVWQWVDESTILPEPSIVRVNSHDAAVTLMESDLDQNLRVDSDQPLAFQQLIQVGESHWYWYQRYHHLVVDGFSFPAITRQIAAIYAAWKKGEPTPASPFTPFEEVVDEYQRYRDSEAYQRDGAFWAEQRKELPSPVSLSSTPLPGRAATTDILRLKIAADGRAFSQLAQAAEKVQRTDLALALVALWLGRLTGRLDYAAGFIFMRRMGSAALTATGPVLNVLPLAVNIDPQESLPSLALRLANQLKKMRRHQRYDAEQIVRDSGKAAGDEALFGPVLNVKVFDYQLDIDGVEAITHTLATGPVNDLELALFPDEQGGLSIEILANKQRYDDATLTRNVARLNAMLRQFAANPDLRCGEVETVSEQEYQQLARINDTGLALPSTTLADLVAEQASKTPDAPALADAHVELNYRQMREQVVALANLLRARGVKPGDSVAVALPRSVFLTLALHGIVEAGAAWLPLDTGYPDDRLRMMLEDAKPSLLITTDEQLPRFSDLSVETFSYNTLLPAAGAEPLRLATPEQTAYIIFTSGSTGRPKGVMVGHTAIVNRLKWMQDHYPLDATDVVAQKTPCSFDVSVWEFWWPFIAGAKLVMAEPDAHRDPQAMQSFFTRYGVTTTHFVPSMLAAFVASLTPENVACCKTLKQVFCSGEALPTELCREWEQLTHAPLHNLYGPTEAAVDVSWYPAFGPELAAVEGNSVPIGFPVWNTGLRILDAMMRPVPFGVAGDLYLTGIQLAQGYLGRPDLTASRFIADPFAPGERMYRTGDVARWLDNGAVEYLGRSDDQLKIRGQRIELGEIDRAMLSLPDVAQAVAHACVFNRAAATGGDARQLVGYVVSETGLPLDRDALLESLKAQLPPHMVPVVLLQISALPLSANGKLDRKALPLPELTGKTSGRAPESETEIAVAQAFAALLGCEVNDIEADFFALGGHSLLAMRLAAQLSRAFERKVTPGQIMVASTVSKLSTLLDSQMSDEQAQRLGYETLLPLRESGGPTLFCFHPASGFAWQFSVLARYLSPRWSIVGVQSPRPDGPMQQCADLDGVIEHHLNTLRMQQPQGPYYLFGYSLGGTLAQGIAARLREQGEEVAFLGLLDTWPPETQNWAEKEANGLDPEVLAEIERERQAFIAAQQGQGSSELFNAIEGNYADAVRLLTTAHSARFDGKATLFVAERTRTMDLQAAWAPWVAELEVYSQDCAHVDIISPQAFEKIGPVLREILG, encoded by the coding sequence ATGAACCGTCTTCCTCTCGTCGCCGCCCAGCCGGGTATCTGGATGGCGGAACAGCTGTCCACGCTGCCAAACGCCTGGAGCGTGGCGCACTACACCGAACTGAAAGGCGATATCGACGCGCCGCTGCTGGCAAAAGCGATTGCTGAAGGCATGATGCAGGCCGATACCCTGCGGATGCGTTTTGCCGAGGAGAACGGCGAGGTGTGGCAGTGGGTGGACGAGTCCACGATCCTGCCTGAGCCGTCCATCGTTCGCGTTAACTCTCACGACGCCGCCGTGACGCTGATGGAATCCGATCTTGACCAGAACCTGCGCGTCGACAGCGATCAGCCGCTGGCGTTTCAGCAGCTGATTCAGGTGGGTGAAAGCCACTGGTACTGGTATCAGCGCTATCACCATCTGGTGGTGGATGGCTTCAGTTTCCCGGCCATTACCCGCCAGATCGCCGCGATTTACGCCGCGTGGAAAAAGGGCGAACCTACGCCCGCATCTCCGTTTACGCCGTTTGAAGAGGTGGTGGACGAGTATCAGCGCTATCGCGACAGCGAGGCGTACCAGCGCGACGGTGCCTTCTGGGCAGAGCAGCGCAAGGAGTTGCCTTCTCCGGTCTCGCTCTCCTCCACACCGCTGCCGGGCCGAGCCGCGACAACGGATATCCTGCGCCTGAAAATCGCCGCCGACGGTCGTGCTTTTAGTCAGCTTGCGCAGGCGGCAGAAAAGGTACAGCGCACCGACCTGGCGCTTGCGCTGGTAGCGCTCTGGCTGGGCCGCCTGACCGGACGGCTGGACTACGCCGCCGGGTTTATCTTTATGCGCCGCATGGGCTCCGCGGCGCTCACCGCGACCGGGCCGGTGCTTAACGTCCTGCCGCTGGCGGTCAATATCGATCCGCAGGAGAGCCTGCCCTCGCTGGCGCTGCGCCTGGCGAACCAGCTGAAAAAAATGCGCCGCCACCAGCGCTACGACGCCGAGCAGATCGTGCGCGACAGCGGGAAAGCAGCGGGCGATGAAGCGCTGTTCGGCCCGGTGCTGAACGTGAAAGTGTTCGACTACCAGCTGGATATCGACGGCGTGGAGGCCATCACCCACACGCTGGCGACCGGCCCGGTGAACGATCTGGAGCTGGCGCTGTTCCCGGACGAGCAGGGCGGGTTGAGCATTGAGATCCTCGCCAATAAGCAGCGCTACGACGATGCGACGCTGACGCGTAACGTCGCGCGTCTGAACGCGATGCTGAGGCAGTTTGCGGCTAATCCGGACCTGCGCTGTGGCGAAGTGGAAACCGTTTCAGAGCAGGAGTATCAGCAACTGGCGCGCATCAACGATACCGGACTGGCGCTGCCGTCCACCACGCTCGCGGATCTGGTGGCGGAGCAGGCGAGCAAAACGCCGGACGCCCCTGCGCTGGCGGACGCGCACGTTGAGCTGAACTATCGCCAGATGCGCGAGCAGGTGGTCGCGCTGGCAAACCTGCTGCGCGCGCGCGGCGTGAAGCCGGGCGACAGCGTGGCGGTGGCCCTGCCGCGCTCGGTGTTCCTGACGTTAGCATTGCACGGCATTGTGGAGGCGGGCGCCGCGTGGCTGCCGCTCGACACCGGCTACCCGGACGACCGCCTGCGGATGATGCTTGAGGACGCGAAGCCGTCCCTGCTCATTACTACCGACGAACAGCTTCCGCGCTTTAGCGATCTGTCCGTCGAGACGTTTAGTTACAACACACTGTTACCGGCTGCGGGTGCTGAGCCGCTGCGGCTGGCGACGCCGGAGCAGACGGCGTACATCATCTTTACCTCCGGCTCGACGGGGCGCCCTAAAGGGGTCATGGTCGGCCATACCGCCATCGTTAACCGCCTGAAGTGGATGCAGGATCATTACCCGCTGGACGCGACGGACGTGGTGGCGCAGAAAACGCCGTGCAGCTTTGACGTGTCGGTGTGGGAGTTCTGGTGGCCGTTTATCGCCGGGGCGAAGCTGGTGATGGCCGAGCCGGACGCGCACCGCGATCCCCAGGCGATGCAGAGCTTCTTCACCCGGTACGGCGTGACCACCACCCACTTCGTGCCGTCGATGCTGGCGGCGTTTGTTGCCTCGCTGACGCCGGAAAACGTTGCGTGCTGTAAAACCCTTAAGCAGGTGTTCTGCAGCGGCGAAGCGCTGCCAACCGAACTGTGCCGCGAGTGGGAGCAGTTGACCCATGCGCCGCTTCACAACCTCTATGGCCCGACGGAAGCGGCGGTGGACGTGAGCTGGTATCCGGCGTTTGGTCCCGAGCTGGCGGCGGTGGAGGGCAACAGCGTGCCGATTGGCTTCCCGGTGTGGAACACGGGGCTGCGCATTCTGGACGCGATGATGCGCCCGGTGCCGTTCGGCGTGGCGGGCGATCTCTATCTCACCGGCATTCAGCTGGCGCAGGGGTATCTGGGCCGTCCGGACCTCACCGCCAGCCGCTTTATCGCCGACCCGTTTGCGCCGGGCGAGCGAATGTACCGCACCGGAGACGTTGCCCGCTGGCTGGACAACGGCGCGGTGGAGTATCTGGGCCGCAGCGACGACCAGCTTAAAATTCGCGGCCAGCGCATCGAGCTGGGTGAAATCGACCGGGCGATGCTGTCGCTGCCGGACGTGGCTCAGGCCGTGGCGCACGCCTGCGTGTTCAACCGGGCGGCGGCAACGGGCGGCGATGCCCGGCAGCTGGTGGGGTACGTGGTTTCTGAAACCGGCTTACCGCTGGACCGCGACGCGCTGCTCGAATCGCTCAAGGCACAGCTGCCGCCGCATATGGTGCCGGTGGTGCTGCTGCAAATCAGCGCGCTGCCGCTGAGCGCCAACGGCAAGCTTGACCGCAAGGCGCTGCCGCTGCCGGAGCTGACCGGTAAAACCTCCGGGCGGGCGCCGGAAAGCGAAACCGAAATCGCCGTCGCGCAGGCCTTTGCCGCGCTGCTGGGCTGCGAGGTGAACGACATTGAGGCCGACTTCTTTGCCCTCGGCGGCCACTCGCTGCTGGCGATGCGCCTGGCCGCGCAGCTAAGCCGCGCGTTCGAGCGCAAGGTTACGCCGGGGCAGATTATGGTCGCCTCCACGGTGAGCAAGCTGAGCACGCTGCTGGACTCGCAGATGAGCGACGAGCAGGCGCAGCGTCTGGGGTATGAAACGCTTCTGCCGCTGCGCGAGAGCGGCGGCCCGACGCTATTCTGCTTCCATCCGGCTTCCGGCTTCGCCTGGCAGTTTAGCGTGCTGGCGCGCTACCTCAGCCCGCGCTGGTCAATCGTCGGCGTTCAGTCGCCGCGTCCGGACGGGCCGATGCAGCAGTGTGCGGATCTGGATGGAGTGATTGAGCATCATCTGAATACGCTGCGTATGCAGCAGCCGCAAGGGCCGTATTATCTGTTCGGCTATTCCCTCGGGGGGACGCTGGCACAAGGGATTGCAGCCCGTCTGCGCGAGCAGGGTGAAGAGGTAGCCTTCCTCGGCCTGCTGGATACCTGGCCGCCGGAAACCCAGAACTGGGCGGAGAAAGAGGCCAACGGCCTCGACCCGGAAGTGCTGGCGGAAATCGAGCGCGAGCGTCAGGCGTTTATCGCCGCCCAGCAGGGGCAGGGCTCCAGCGAGCTGTTTAACGCTATCGAAGGCAACTACGCCGACGCGGTGCGGCTGCTCACCACGGCGCACAGCGCGCGGTTTGACGGCAAAGCGACGCTGTTCGTCGCCGAGCGCACCCGAACGATGGATCTGCAGGCCGCCTGGGCGCCGTGGGTGGCGGAACTGGAGGTGTACAGTCAGGACTGCGCCCACGTGGATATCATTTCACCGCAGGCGTTTGAGAAGATAGGGCCGGTTTTGAGGGAGATATTGGGATAA
- the fepC gene encoding iron-enterobactin ABC transporter ATP-binding protein gives MTDSITRLRGEHLTLGYGKKIVARDLSVAIPDGHFTAIIGPNGCGKSTLLRTLSRLMTPVEGSVLLDGEQIQRFASKEVARRIGLLAQNATTPGDITVQELVSRGRYPHQPLFTRWRKEDDEAVSRAMQATGITDLAQQSVDTLSGGQRQRAWIAMVLAQETSIMLLDEPTTWLDISHQIDLLELLSELNRTQGYTLAAVLHDLNQACRYATHLIALRDGEIVAQGAPKEIVTPELIERIYGMRCMIIDDPVAGTPLVVPLGKRAV, from the coding sequence ATGACAGATTCAATCACCCGCTTGCGCGGCGAACATCTCACCCTCGGCTACGGCAAAAAAATCGTTGCCCGTGACTTATCCGTTGCCATTCCGGACGGCCACTTCACGGCGATTATCGGCCCGAACGGCTGCGGCAAATCGACCCTGCTGCGCACGCTGAGCCGCCTGATGACGCCGGTGGAGGGCAGTGTCTTACTGGACGGGGAGCAGATCCAGCGTTTCGCCAGCAAAGAAGTGGCCAGGCGCATCGGGCTGCTGGCGCAAAACGCCACCACGCCGGGGGACATCACGGTGCAGGAGCTGGTCTCGCGCGGGCGCTACCCGCACCAGCCGCTGTTTACCCGCTGGCGTAAAGAGGACGACGAGGCGGTCAGCCGCGCGATGCAGGCGACGGGCATCACCGATCTCGCCCAGCAGAGCGTGGACACCCTTTCCGGCGGCCAGCGTCAGCGGGCGTGGATCGCGATGGTGCTGGCGCAGGAAACGTCTATCATGCTGCTGGACGAGCCGACGACCTGGCTGGATATCAGCCATCAGATTGACCTTCTGGAGCTGCTGAGCGAGCTGAACCGCACGCAGGGGTATACCCTGGCAGCGGTGCTGCACGATTTAAACCAGGCGTGCCGCTACGCTACGCATCTGATTGCCTTGCGAGACGGGGAGATTGTGGCGCAGGGCGCGCCGAAAGAGATTGTGACGCCGGAGCTGATCGAGCGGATCTACGGCATGCGCTGCATGATTATTGACGATCCGGTGGCGGGTACGCCGCTGGTGGTGCCGCTTGGAAAGCGTGCGGTCTGA
- the fepG gene encoding iron-enterobactin ABC transporter permease, producing MAPSRRLLTSVSLLVIAILLLAVWSLQSGAVTLDFTQVLNALLGSAPRNITLVVTEWRLPRVAMAILVGAALGVSGAIFQSLMRNPLGSPDVMGLNTGAWSGVLVAMVLFGQHLTAITFTAMAGGILTSLLIWALAWRNGIDTFRLIIIGIGIRAMLMAFNTWLLLQASLETALSAGLWYAGSLNGLTWGKTWPAAPLIVLMFIGALLLVRRMRLLEMGDDSACALGVSVERSRLMLMLVAVLLTAASTAIAGPISFIALVAPHIARRLSGTARWGLTQAALCGAVLLLAADLCAQRLFMPYQLPVGVVTVSLGGIYLIVLLVQESRKK from the coding sequence ATGGCTCCGTCCCGTCGTTTACTCACCAGCGTCTCGCTGCTGGTTATCGCCATTCTGCTGCTGGCGGTCTGGAGCCTGCAAAGCGGCGCGGTGACGCTCGATTTCACCCAGGTGCTTAACGCCCTGCTCGGCAGCGCGCCGCGCAACATCACCCTGGTTGTCACCGAATGGCGACTGCCGCGCGTGGCGATGGCGATTCTGGTCGGCGCGGCGCTCGGCGTGAGCGGTGCGATATTCCAGTCACTGATGCGCAACCCGCTCGGCAGCCCGGACGTGATGGGCCTCAATACCGGGGCCTGGAGCGGCGTGCTGGTGGCGATGGTGCTGTTTGGTCAGCACCTGACGGCCATTACCTTTACGGCAATGGCGGGCGGCATTCTGACCTCCTTACTGATCTGGGCGCTGGCCTGGCGCAACGGCATCGATACCTTCCGGCTGATCATTATCGGAATCGGCATCCGCGCCATGCTGATGGCCTTTAATACCTGGCTGCTGCTGCAGGCCTCGCTGGAAACGGCGCTTTCCGCCGGGCTGTGGTACGCAGGTTCTCTCAACGGCCTGACGTGGGGCAAAACCTGGCCCGCCGCGCCGCTGATTGTGCTGATGTTTATCGGCGCGCTGCTGCTGGTGCGACGCATGCGGCTGCTGGAGATGGGCGACGACAGCGCCTGCGCGCTGGGCGTGAGCGTCGAACGCTCGCGCCTGATGCTGATGCTGGTCGCCGTACTGCTGACCGCCGCCTCCACCGCTATCGCCGGGCCGATCTCGTTTATTGCCCTCGTCGCGCCGCATATCGCGCGGCGACTTAGCGGTACCGCGCGCTGGGGATTAACTCAGGCGGCGCTATGCGGCGCTGTGCTGCTGCTGGCCGCCGATCTCTGCGCCCAGCGGCTGTTTATGCCTTACCAGCTTCCGGTGGGCGTGGTGACCGTCAGCCTCGGCGGGATTTACCTTATCGTCTTGCTCGTTCAGGAGTCACGCAAGAAATGA
- the fepB gene encoding Fe2+-enterobactin ABC transporter substrate-binding protein — MKFPAVFRITLLLPGLIVFGLASAAAADWPRQVTDSRGVHTLESKPTRIVSTSVTLTGSLLAIDAPVVASGATTPNNRVADGQGFLRQWGDIAKQRKVARLYIGEPSAEAVAAQMPDLILISATGGDSALALYDQLSAIAPTLIINYDDKSWQALLTQLGTITGQEKQAAERIAAFDKQLAQVKQQMKLPPQPVNAIVYTAAAHSANLWTAESAQGKLLHQLGFALAELPAGLQTSTSQGKRHDIIQLGGENLATGLNGEGLFVFAGDEKDVKAIYGNPLLAHLPSVKNKRVWALGTETFRLDYYSAMLVLDRLNALFK, encoded by the coding sequence GTGAAATTCCCCGCCGTATTTCGTATTACCCTGCTTTTACCTGGACTTATTGTTTTCGGACTTGCCTCAGCCGCTGCCGCCGACTGGCCGCGTCAGGTAACCGACAGCCGCGGCGTTCACACGCTTGAGAGCAAACCGACGCGCATTGTCTCCACCAGCGTGACCTTAACCGGCTCCCTGCTGGCGATTGACGCACCGGTCGTCGCCAGCGGCGCGACCACGCCGAATAACCGCGTGGCGGATGGGCAGGGCTTCCTGCGCCAGTGGGGTGATATCGCGAAGCAGCGGAAGGTTGCGCGACTGTACATTGGCGAGCCGAGCGCTGAAGCGGTCGCCGCGCAAATGCCGGATCTGATTTTGATCAGCGCCACCGGCGGGGATTCCGCACTGGCGCTGTACGATCAGCTCTCCGCCATCGCCCCGACGCTTATCATCAACTACGACGACAAGAGCTGGCAGGCGCTGCTAACTCAGTTGGGCACCATCACCGGACAGGAAAAGCAGGCCGCTGAGCGCATTGCCGCGTTTGATAAACAGCTCGCGCAGGTGAAACAGCAGATGAAGCTGCCGCCGCAGCCGGTGAACGCCATCGTCTACACCGCCGCCGCGCACAGCGCCAACCTGTGGACCGCGGAATCCGCGCAGGGCAAGCTGCTGCACCAGCTGGGCTTTGCGCTGGCGGAGCTGCCTGCCGGATTGCAGACCTCAACTAGCCAGGGCAAGCGCCACGACATTATCCAGCTAGGCGGCGAAAACCTGGCGACGGGACTGAACGGCGAAGGGCTGTTTGTGTTTGCCGGTGACGAGAAAGACGTGAAGGCGATTTACGGCAACCCGCTGCTCGCGCATCTGCCGTCGGTGAAGAACAAGCGCGTCTGGGCGCTGGGAACGGAGACGTTCCGCCTGGATTATTACAGCGCGATGTTAGTATTAGACAGATTGAATGCGTTGTTTAAGTAG
- the entC gene encoding isochorismate synthase EntC, whose translation MDTSLAEEVQHTANTLESDRFFFMSPYRSFTTSGCFARFSEPAVGGDDQAGRFQQKLAQAFQNAKASGIAHPVMVGAIPFDTRKPSSLFIPQRWQTFSRPARQQSARYFSGSQALKVEQRTEIPPQPVFEEMVARAASLTATPQVNKVVLSRLIDITTDKHIDSGALMERLIAQNPASFNFHVPLEDGGVLLGASPELLLRKEGGHFSSLPLAGSARRQPDDVLDREAGNKLLASEKDRHEHDLVTQAMKAILAPRSHHLSMPDSPQLITTPTLWHLATPVEGEARKNENALTLACLLHPTPALSGFPHQVAKDLIAELEPFDRELFGGIVGWCDSEGNGEWVVTIRCARLRENTVRLFAGAGIVPASSPVGEWRETGVKLSTMLNVFGLH comes from the coding sequence ATGGATACGTCCCTGGCTGAGGAAGTTCAGCACACCGCAAACACGCTCGAATCAGACCGCTTTTTCTTTATGTCGCCTTACCGCAGCTTTACCACGTCCGGCTGCTTTGCCCGCTTCAGTGAACCCGCCGTTGGCGGCGACGATCAGGCAGGCCGTTTCCAGCAGAAATTAGCCCAGGCTTTCCAGAACGCGAAGGCCAGCGGCATCGCCCATCCGGTGATGGTAGGGGCTATCCCGTTCGATACCCGCAAGCCATCCTCTCTGTTTATTCCACAGCGCTGGCAGACCTTTTCCCGTCCGGCGCGTCAGCAGTCCGCACGCTATTTTTCCGGCTCGCAGGCGCTGAAGGTGGAACAACGCACCGAGATCCCGCCGCAGCCCGTGTTCGAAGAGATGGTTGCCCGCGCCGCGTCGCTCACTGCCACGCCGCAGGTGAACAAGGTGGTGCTGTCGCGCCTGATTGATATCACGACCGATAAGCACATTGATAGTGGCGCGCTGATGGAGCGCCTGATCGCCCAGAACCCGGCGAGCTTTAACTTCCACGTGCCGCTGGAAGACGGCGGCGTACTGCTCGGCGCCAGCCCGGAGCTGCTGCTGCGCAAAGAGGGTGGGCACTTTAGCTCGCTGCCGCTGGCAGGCTCCGCGCGTCGTCAGCCGGACGACGTGCTTGATCGTGAAGCAGGCAACAAGCTGCTGGCCTCCGAAAAGGACCGTCACGAGCACGACCTGGTGACCCAGGCGATGAAAGCCATTCTGGCACCGCGCAGCCACCATCTCAGCATGCCGGATTCGCCTCAGTTGATTACCACGCCGACGCTGTGGCATCTGGCAACGCCGGTAGAAGGCGAGGCGCGTAAAAATGAAAACGCCCTGACCCTGGCCTGTCTGCTGCACCCGACGCCGGCGCTGAGCGGTTTCCCGCATCAGGTGGCGAAAGACCTGATCGCCGAGCTGGAGCCGTTCGACCGCGAGCTGTTCGGCGGCATCGTCGGCTGGTGCGACAGCGAAGGCAACGGCGAGTGGGTGGTGACCATCCGCTGCGCGCGTCTTCGCGAAAATACCGTTCGCCTGTTTGCCGGTGCGGGCATTGTGCCTGCCTCCTCCCCGGTGGGCGAGTGGCGCGAGACGGGCGTGAAGCTCTCCACCATGCTCAACGTGTTTGGTTTGCACTAA
- the fepD gene encoding Fe(3+)-siderophore ABC transporter permease — protein MSFSSSSVRAVAVPVLLLLLSLAIALSLLVGAKPLPASVIVDALSGTCQSADCVIVLDARLPRTLAGLLAGGALGLAGALMQTLTRNPLADPGILGVNSGASFAIVLGAALFGLTSPSEQLVMAFCGALAASLVVAFTGSQGGGQLSPVRLTLAGVALAAVLEGLSNGIALLNPDVYDQLRFWQAGSLDIRTLETLKVVAIPVMIAAAVALFLSRPLNSLSLGSDTATALGNRVARTQLIGLCAITVLCGSATAVVGPIAFIGLMMPHMARWLVGADHRWSLPVTLLATPALLLFADVLGRLLVPGELRVSVVSAFIGAPVLIFLVRRKRGGGA, from the coding sequence ATGTCGTTTTCCTCTTCTTCGGTGCGCGCCGTTGCCGTGCCCGTTTTATTGCTGCTATTGAGCCTGGCGATTGCACTCAGCCTGCTGGTTGGCGCGAAGCCTCTGCCCGCGTCCGTTATCGTTGATGCGCTCTCCGGTACCTGCCAGAGCGCCGACTGCGTCATTGTGCTCGACGCCCGCCTGCCCCGCACCCTTGCCGGACTGCTGGCCGGTGGCGCGCTCGGCCTTGCCGGTGCCCTGATGCAAACCCTCACCCGTAACCCGCTGGCCGACCCCGGCATTCTCGGCGTGAACTCCGGTGCCAGCTTTGCCATCGTGCTGGGCGCGGCGCTGTTCGGGTTGACGTCGCCCTCTGAACAGCTGGTGATGGCCTTCTGCGGCGCGCTGGCCGCCTCGCTGGTGGTCGCGTTTACCGGCAGCCAGGGCGGCGGCCAGCTGAGCCCGGTGCGCCTGACGCTGGCGGGCGTGGCGCTCGCGGCGGTGCTGGAAGGCTTATCCAACGGCATCGCCCTGCTCAACCCGGACGTTTACGACCAGCTACGCTTCTGGCAGGCCGGTTCGCTGGATATCCGCACTCTTGAAACCCTGAAAGTGGTGGCGATCCCGGTGATGATTGCCGCTGCCGTGGCGCTGTTTTTAAGCCGGCCGCTCAACAGCCTGAGCCTCGGCAGCGACACCGCGACAGCCCTCGGCAACCGCGTGGCACGTACGCAGTTGATTGGTCTGTGCGCCATCACCGTGCTGTGCGGCAGCGCGACCGCCGTGGTCGGCCCGATCGCCTTTATTGGCCTGATGATGCCGCACATGGCGCGCTGGCTGGTAGGTGCGGATCACCGCTGGTCGCTGCCGGTGACGCTGCTGGCCACCCCTGCCCTGCTGCTGTTTGCCGACGTGCTGGGCCGCCTGCTGGTGCCCGGCGAGCTGCGCGTATCGGTGGTCAGCGCCTTTATCGGCGCGCCGGTGCTGATCTTCCTCGTACGCCGTAAACGCGGAGGTGGCGCATGA
- the entS gene encoding enterobactin transporter EntS, which translates to MNQKPWLLNLSLLKTHPAYRAVFIARFISILSLGLLGVAVPVQIQTMTHSSWLVGLSVTLTGGAMFIGLMVGGVMADRYERKKLILLARGTCGVGFIGLCLNAMLPEPSLIAIYALGLWDGFFASLGVTALLAATPALVGRDNLMQAGAITMLTVRLGSVISPMVGGLLLATGNVAWNYGLAAAGTFITTLTLLRLPLLPPPPQPREHPLKSLMAAIRFLFSNPLIGGIALLGGLLTMASAVRVLYPALAGEWQMSASEIGILYAAIPLGAACGALTSGNLAQSARPGLIMLLATLASFIAIGFFSLMPVWALGVLCLVIFGWLSAISSLLQYTLIQTQTPEGMLGRINGLWTAQNVTGDAIGAAILGGLGAIMTPVASASSSGFALAIVGGILLVALVELRRFRQESVLNDGAA; encoded by the coding sequence ATGAATCAAAAACCCTGGCTGCTCAACCTCAGCCTGCTCAAAACGCACCCGGCGTATCGCGCCGTTTTTATCGCTCGTTTTATCTCCATTTTATCCCTCGGCCTGCTCGGCGTGGCCGTGCCGGTACAGATCCAGACTATGACCCACTCCAGCTGGCTGGTGGGGTTATCGGTGACGTTAACCGGCGGAGCGATGTTTATCGGCCTGATGGTCGGCGGCGTAATGGCGGACCGCTACGAGCGCAAGAAGCTGATCCTGCTGGCGCGCGGCACCTGCGGCGTGGGCTTTATCGGGCTGTGCCTGAACGCGATGCTGCCGGAGCCGTCGCTGATCGCCATTTATGCCCTCGGGCTGTGGGACGGTTTCTTTGCCTCCTTAGGCGTGACGGCGCTGCTGGCGGCGACGCCCGCGCTGGTCGGGCGCGATAACCTGATGCAGGCGGGGGCGATCACCATGCTCACCGTGCGCCTCGGCTCGGTGATTTCGCCGATGGTGGGCGGCCTGCTGCTGGCAACCGGCAACGTGGCGTGGAACTACGGGCTGGCGGCGGCGGGGACCTTCATCACCACGCTGACGCTGCTGCGCCTGCCGCTGCTGCCGCCTCCGCCGCAGCCGCGCGAGCATCCGCTGAAATCACTGATGGCCGCTATTCGTTTCCTGTTCAGCAACCCGCTGATTGGCGGCATTGCGCTGCTCGGCGGCCTGCTGACCATGGCGAGCGCCGTGCGCGTGCTCTACCCGGCACTGGCGGGAGAGTGGCAGATGAGCGCCTCGGAAATTGGCATTCTCTACGCCGCCATTCCGCTCGGCGCGGCGTGCGGGGCGCTGACCAGCGGCAACCTGGCGCAGAGTGCGCGTCCGGGGCTGATTATGCTGCTTGCCACGCTGGCCTCGTTTATCGCCATCGGCTTCTTTAGCCTGATGCCGGTGTGGGCGCTGGGCGTGTTGTGTCTGGTGATTTTCGGCTGGCTGAGCGCCATCAGCTCGCTGTTGCAGTACACCCTGATCCAGACCCAGACGCCGGAAGGGATGCTCGGGCGCATCAACGGTCTGTGGACGGCGCAGAACGTCACGGGCGATGCCATCGGCGCGGCGATCCTCGGCGGGCTGGGGGCGATAATGACCCCGGTGGCGTCGGCGAGCAGCAGCGGGTTTGCGTTAGCGATAGTTGGTGGAATTTTGTTAGTGGCGTTGGTGGAATTGCGGCGGTTCAGGCAGGAGAGTGTGTTGAACGACGGTGCGGCCTGA